From the genome of Psychroserpens ponticola, one region includes:
- the leuC gene encoding 3-isopropylmalate dehydratase large subunit: MGKTLFDKVWDSHVVDSIENGPQILYIDKHLIHEVTSPQAFNELEDRNIPIFRPDQIVATADHNTPTTNQHLPIKDELSRKQLEQLSKNCKKNNIRLYQLGHKYNGIVHVMAPELGITQPGMTIVCGDSHTSTHGAFGTIAFGIGTSQVAQVFASQCLLLTKPKSLRVTVDGTLKNGVLPKDVILYIISKIGTNAGTGYFCEYAGDVFKNMSMEGRMTVCNMSIEMGARGGMIAPDQTTFDYVEGKEFAPKEKDFEKKVAYWKTLPTDTDAVFDKEYHFDAEDIEPMLTYGTNPGMGIKISDYIPKTNDVSFEKSLEYMNFKKGDSLIGKPINFVFIGSCTNSRIEDFRVAANYIKGKQKADNVTAWLVPGSKQVEAQIIEEGLKTIFDNAGFELRQPGCSACLAMNEDKIPQGEYCVSTSNRNFEGRQGQGSRTILASPLMAAATAVEGKIINITKQLN, encoded by the coding sequence ATGGGAAAAACATTATTTGATAAAGTTTGGGATTCGCATGTGGTTGATTCGATTGAAAATGGACCACAAATTTTATATATCGACAAACATTTAATTCATGAAGTTACAAGTCCGCAAGCATTTAATGAACTTGAAGATCGTAACATTCCTATCTTTCGTCCAGATCAAATTGTAGCGACTGCAGATCATAATACACCAACAACAAACCAACATTTGCCCATTAAAGATGAGTTATCTAGAAAACAGTTAGAACAACTCTCTAAAAATTGCAAAAAAAACAACATTAGACTATACCAACTCGGACACAAATACAATGGTATTGTTCATGTTATGGCTCCAGAATTGGGCATCACACAACCAGGAATGACAATCGTATGTGGAGATAGTCACACCTCAACACATGGTGCTTTTGGAACAATCGCCTTCGGTATTGGCACAAGTCAAGTTGCTCAAGTTTTTGCAAGTCAATGTTTATTACTCACAAAACCAAAAAGTTTACGAGTTACAGTCGATGGTACGTTAAAAAATGGCGTATTACCTAAAGATGTCATTCTCTATATCATTTCAAAAATTGGCACTAATGCTGGTACTGGGTATTTTTGTGAATATGCTGGTGATGTGTTTAAAAACATGTCTATGGAAGGCAGAATGACAGTCTGCAATATGAGTATTGAAATGGGAGCACGTGGCGGAATGATCGCACCAGATCAAACTACTTTTGATTACGTTGAAGGCAAAGAATTTGCTCCAAAAGAAAAGGACTTTGAAAAAAAAGTAGCCTATTGGAAGACTCTTCCTACTGATACAGACGCTGTTTTTGACAAAGAATATCATTTTGATGCAGAAGACATAGAACCAATGCTGACTTATGGAACAAATCCAGGAATGGGAATTAAAATTTCCGACTATATTCCAAAAACTAATGATGTTTCATTTGAAAAATCATTAGAATATATGAATTTCAAAAAGGGAGATTCCTTAATAGGAAAACCGATCAATTTTGTCTTTATCGGAAGTTGTACAAATTCACGTATTGAAGATTTTAGAGTTGCTGCCAATTACATAAAAGGAAAACAAAAAGCAGATAATGTTACCGCTTGGTTAGTTCCAGGAAGCAAGCAAGTTGAAGCTCAAATTATTGAAGAAGGTTTGAAAACAATTTTTGACAATGCTGGCTTTGAATTACGCCAACCTGGATGCAGTGCATGTTTAGCAATGAATGAAGATAAAATTCCACAAGGTGAATATTGCGTTTCTACAAGCAATAGAAATTTTGAAGGCAGACAAGGACAAGGCTCAAGAACCATATTAGCAAGTCCGTTAATGGCTGCTGCAACTGCAGTTGAAGGCAAGATAATTAACATCACTAAACAGTTGAATTAG
- the ilvN gene encoding acetolactate synthase small subunit has protein sequence MDTEIKQYTVSVYTENNIGLLNRISAIFQRRHINIESLNTSPSEIEGVSRFTIVINITESQMKKIQGQIEKQVEVIKAYYHTEDETIYQESCLFKIKSDLLFDERQIQNIIKESNARIVTVNKEFFVLEKSGRTQEIELLYRELSVFGIMQFTRSGRIAVTKDEMKISTMLEAFQH, from the coding sequence ATGGATACAGAAATAAAACAATATACAGTTTCAGTTTATACAGAAAATAATATCGGATTGTTGAATAGAATTTCTGCTATTTTTCAAAGACGACATATTAATATTGAAAGCTTAAACACTTCGCCTTCTGAAATTGAAGGAGTTTCAAGATTCACAATTGTGATTAATATAACCGAATCTCAAATGAAGAAAATTCAAGGTCAGATTGAAAAACAAGTTGAAGTTATAAAGGCATATTATCATACTGAAGACGAAACAATTTATCAGGAATCTTGCTTGTTTAAAATCAAGTCCGATTTATTATTTGATGAGCGCCAAATTCAGAATATCATTAAAGAAAGCAACGCCAGAATCGTCACTGTAAATAAAGAGTTTTTCGTTCTTGAGAAATCAGGAAGAACACAAGAAATAGAATTATTATACCGAGAATTAAGTGTCTTTGGAATTATGCAATTTACACGTTCAGGACGTATTGCTGTTACTAAAGATGAAATGAAAATATCAACAATGCTAGAAGCATTTCAACATTAA
- the ilvC gene encoding ketol-acid reductoisomerase, translated as MSNYFNTLPLREQLEQLGKCRFMDASEFEDGVKALKGKKIVIVGCGAQGLNQGLNMRDSGLNISYTLRQIAIDEKRDSYMNATSNGFNVGTYDELIPTADLVLNLTPDKQHTNVVKTIMPLMKKGATLSYSHGFNIVEEGLQIREDLTVIMVAPKCPGSEVREEYKRGFGVPTLTAVHPNNDPEGKGWVQAKAYAVATGGHKAGVLESSFVAEVKSDLMGEQTILCGLLQTGAILSFDKMVEEGIEPGYAAKLIQFGWETITEALKHGGITNMMDRLSNPAKIKAFELSEELKGIMRPLFEKHMDDIISGHFSKTMMEDWANDDVNLLKWRAATGETAFEKTALTSEHISEQEYFDHGVLLVAFVKSGVELAFETMVSAGIIEDSAYYESLHELPLIANTIARKKLFEMNRVISDTAEYGCYLFDHACKPLLTDFMKTVDTSIIGTLFSKTNGVDNIELIAVNDAIRNHPIESVGQRLREAMTAMKVIKTTTEDSVLA; from the coding sequence ATGTCAAATTATTTTAACACATTACCATTAAGAGAACAATTAGAGCAATTAGGAAAGTGTCGTTTTATGGATGCTTCAGAATTTGAAGATGGCGTAAAAGCGCTCAAGGGAAAGAAAATCGTTATTGTTGGTTGTGGCGCACAAGGTCTTAATCAAGGCCTAAATATGAGAGATTCTGGATTAAATATTTCTTATACACTACGTCAAATTGCAATAGATGAAAAGCGTGATTCCTATATGAATGCAACCTCTAACGGATTTAATGTTGGCACCTATGACGAATTAATTCCAACAGCAGATTTAGTGTTGAACTTAACACCAGATAAACAGCATACTAATGTTGTAAAAACGATTATGCCTTTGATGAAAAAAGGAGCGACATTAAGTTATTCTCATGGTTTTAATATTGTTGAAGAAGGGCTGCAAATTCGTGAAGATTTAACGGTAATTATGGTTGCTCCAAAATGTCCTGGTAGTGAAGTTCGTGAAGAGTATAAACGCGGATTTGGAGTGCCAACTCTAACTGCTGTTCACCCAAATAATGATCCTGAAGGCAAAGGTTGGGTTCAAGCTAAAGCTTATGCAGTAGCAACTGGTGGACATAAAGCTGGTGTTTTAGAATCGTCTTTTGTCGCTGAAGTAAAATCAGATTTAATGGGAGAACAAACCATCTTATGTGGTTTATTACAAACAGGAGCAATTCTATCTTTTGATAAAATGGTTGAAGAAGGCATCGAGCCAGGATATGCTGCTAAGTTAATTCAGTTTGGTTGGGAAACAATTACTGAAGCTTTAAAACATGGTGGAATTACCAATATGATGGATCGTTTATCAAATCCAGCAAAAATAAAAGCTTTTGAATTATCTGAAGAGTTAAAAGGAATTATGCGTCCATTATTTGAAAAACACATGGATGATATCATCTCTGGTCATTTCTCAAAAACCATGATGGAAGATTGGGCAAATGATGATGTCAATCTTCTAAAATGGAGAGCTGCAACTGGTGAAACCGCTTTTGAAAAAACAGCGTTAACGTCAGAACATATCTCTGAACAAGAGTATTTTGATCATGGTGTGTTATTGGTAGCTTTTGTGAAATCTGGTGTTGAATTGGCTTTCGAAACGATGGTAAGTGCAGGTATTATTGAAGATTCAGCTTATTATGAATCGTTGCATGAATTACCATTAATTGCAAATACAATTGCTAGAAAGAAATTATTTGAAATGAATAGAGTTATTTCTGATACAGCAGAATATGGCTGTTATTTATTTGATCATGCCTGTAAACCATTGTTGACTGATTTTATGAAAACAGTAGATACATCTATTATCGGAACTCTATTTTCTAAAACAAATGGTGTTGATAATATTGAATTAATTGCTGTAAATGATGCGATAAGAAATCATCCAATTGAATCCGTTGGACAACGTTTACGTGAAGCAATGACAGCAATGAAAGTGATTAAAACTACAACTGAAGATTCAGTATTAGCTTAA
- the leuB gene encoding 3-isopropylmalate dehydrogenase, with amino-acid sequence MKLNIAVLPGDGIGPEVTKQSIKVLKAIAQEFDHTFRFKEAPVGAIAIDKTGESLPEKTLDLCKSTDAILFGAIGDPKYDNNPSAKVRPEQGLLKLRKELGLFANIRPVKAYNNLLSKSPLKREIIKGTDISIYRELTGGIYFGKKELSEDKNTASDLCEYSRFEIERITHLAFKAARTRKNKVTLVDKANVLESSRLWRRVVTEVSKNYTDVKLDFLFVDNAAMQMILNPKQFDVILTENMFGDIISDEASVIGGSIGLLASASVGEKYAMFEPIHGSYPQATNLGIANPIASILSAAMLLDHFELFEEAELIREGVEISLKLNITTPDLNTKYDHISTSKVGDFIEDFINNPKDTTMNFSNIHIGQSTII; translated from the coding sequence ATGAAACTAAATATTGCTGTTTTACCAGGTGATGGAATTGGACCAGAAGTCACCAAACAATCTATAAAAGTATTAAAAGCGATAGCTCAAGAATTTGATCACACGTTTAGGTTTAAGGAAGCTCCAGTTGGAGCAATTGCTATTGACAAAACTGGCGAGTCTTTACCAGAAAAAACATTAGATCTTTGCAAGTCAACAGATGCCATTTTATTTGGTGCTATTGGTGACCCTAAATATGACAATAACCCTTCAGCTAAAGTGAGACCTGAACAAGGCTTATTAAAATTGAGAAAAGAATTAGGATTGTTTGCAAATATAAGACCAGTAAAAGCATATAATAACTTACTATCAAAATCACCTTTAAAGCGCGAGATTATAAAAGGCACAGATATTAGTATTTATAGAGAGCTAACAGGAGGTATTTATTTTGGAAAAAAAGAACTAAGTGAAGATAAAAACACAGCGTCAGATTTGTGTGAATACTCACGATTTGAAATTGAACGCATTACTCATTTAGCTTTTAAAGCGGCTAGAACTCGAAAGAACAAAGTAACTTTAGTTGATAAAGCAAATGTATTAGAAAGCTCACGTTTATGGAGACGTGTTGTTACTGAAGTATCTAAAAATTACACAGATGTTAAACTTGATTTTCTATTTGTTGATAATGCTGCGATGCAAATGATTCTGAACCCGAAACAATTTGATGTCATACTAACTGAAAACATGTTTGGTGACATCATCAGTGATGAAGCAAGTGTTATTGGAGGTTCAATTGGCTTATTAGCGTCAGCTTCAGTTGGTGAAAAATATGCAATGTTTGAACCTATTCATGGTTCTTATCCTCAAGCTACTAATTTAGGCATTGCTAATCCAATTGCTTCTATTTTATCAGCAGCCATGTTACTAGACCATTTTGAATTATTTGAAGAAGCTGAATTAATCAGAGAAGGCGTTGAAATATCATTAAAACTAAATATCACAACTCCAGACTTAAACACAAAATACGACCATATTTCGACTAGTAAAGTTGGTGATTTTATAGAGGATTTCATAAACAATCCGAAAGATACAACTATGAATTTTTCAAACATACACATTGGACAATCTACTATTATTTAA
- a CDS encoding 2-isopropylmalate synthase: MSDNNVQIFDTTLRDGEQVPGCKLNTSQKLVIAERLDQLGVNVIEAGFPVSSPGDFKSVEEISKLIKNATVCGLTRAVKNDIKVAAEALKHAKFPRIHTGIGTSESHIKFKFNSNQDTILQRAYDAVAYAKSFVEDVEFYAEDAGRTDNEFLARVCENAIKAGATVLNIPDTTGYCLPSEYGAKMNYLKENVKGIEKAILSCHCHNDLGLATANSIEGVINGARQIECTINGIGERAGNTALEEVVMILKQHPYLNLDTTIKTENLYGISQLVSDSMGIYTQPNKAIVGANAFAHSSGIHQDGVIKNRETYEIINPKDVGVTESAIVLTARSGRAALAYRAKNVGYELTKLQLDNVYANFLTFADQKKEINDTDIHQIIETSQVYRQIISA; the protein is encoded by the coding sequence ATGTCTGATAATAATGTTCAAATCTTTGATACAACCTTAAGAGATGGTGAGCAAGTACCAGGTTGTAAACTCAATACGAGCCAAAAGCTAGTTATTGCTGAGCGGCTCGACCAATTAGGTGTTAATGTCATAGAAGCTGGTTTTCCTGTCTCTAGTCCTGGTGATTTCAAATCGGTTGAAGAAATTTCTAAATTAATCAAAAATGCTACAGTTTGTGGATTAACTCGTGCTGTAAAAAATGATATCAAAGTTGCTGCAGAAGCATTAAAACATGCTAAATTTCCAAGAATACATACAGGAATTGGAACTTCAGAATCTCATATAAAATTCAAATTCAATTCTAATCAAGACACCATTTTACAACGCGCTTACGATGCAGTAGCTTATGCAAAATCATTTGTTGAAGATGTAGAATTTTATGCTGAAGATGCTGGTAGAACTGATAACGAGTTTTTAGCTCGTGTTTGTGAGAATGCAATAAAAGCTGGAGCGACAGTATTAAATATTCCAGATACAACTGGTTATTGTTTACCTAGTGAATATGGTGCAAAAATGAATTACCTGAAAGAAAATGTAAAAGGGATTGAAAAAGCAATTTTATCTTGTCATTGTCATAACGACTTAGGCTTAGCAACAGCCAATTCTATTGAAGGTGTGATTAATGGTGCTCGACAAATTGAATGTACAATTAATGGCATAGGAGAACGTGCTGGGAATACTGCTTTAGAGGAAGTTGTAATGATTTTAAAACAACATCCATATCTTAATTTAGATACAACTATTAAAACAGAAAATTTATATGGTATAAGTCAACTGGTTAGTGACAGCATGGGAATATACACTCAGCCAAATAAAGCCATTGTAGGCGCGAATGCTTTTGCTCATAGCTCAGGAATTCACCAAGATGGTGTTATAAAAAACAGAGAAACTTACGAAATCATAAACCCTAAAGACGTTGGTGTTACTGAAAGTGCCATTGTATTAACTGCTAGAAGTGGTCGTGCAGCGCTAGCTTATCGCGCTAAAAATGTTGGCTATGAACTCACCAAACTTCAGCTTGATAATGTATATGCAAACTTCTTAACTTTTGCAGATCAAAAAAAAGAAATCAATGACACTGACATACATCAAATCATTGAAACAAGTCAAGTATATCGACAAATAATTTCAGCTTAA
- the ilvB gene encoding biosynthetic-type acetolactate synthase large subunit, which yields MKETQTLKNKEKSKKVTERISGSEAVIKCLLAEGVDILYGYPGGAIMPVYDELYKYQDKIHHVLTRHEQGATHSAQGYARISGKVGVAIATSGPGATNLITGIADAQIDSTPMVCITGQVGSHLLGSDAFQETDIVGISTPVTKWNHQITKASEIPEVFAKAFYIAKSGRPGPVLIDITKDAQFEEFDFSYEKCTGIRSYIPVPDTNENDLNAAAELINNAKKPMIVWGQGVILGEAEEEFKAVIEKAGIPSAWTILGASAIPTSHSLNVGMVGMHGNYAPNVLTNQCDVLIAIGMRFDDRVTGNLESYAKQAKIIHFEIDPAEVDKNVKTDVAVLGNAKASLRALLPLLNTNSHKEWLQKFKDLYNIEYEKVIKDDLHPTKEGLTMGEVLKEINMQTKGEAAIVSDVGQHQMIACRYADFKTTKSNITSGGLGTMGFALPAAIGAKMAAPEREVVMIAGDGGYQMTIQELGTIFQQKVPVKIVVLNNEFLGMVRQWQQLFFDKRYASTEMTNPDFVAIAKGYHIDAKKVVERKDLKAAVKEMIDCDGPYFLEVCVEKEGNVFPMIPTGASVSDIRLE from the coding sequence ATGAAAGAAACTCAAACCTTAAAAAATAAAGAAAAGTCAAAAAAAGTTACAGAACGTATTTCAGGTAGTGAAGCTGTTATAAAATGCTTATTAGCTGAAGGTGTAGATATACTTTATGGTTATCCTGGAGGCGCAATTATGCCTGTTTATGATGAATTATATAAATATCAAGATAAAATTCATCATGTCTTAACGCGACATGAACAAGGTGCAACACATTCAGCCCAAGGTTATGCTAGAATTTCTGGAAAAGTTGGTGTTGCAATAGCAACATCAGGACCTGGAGCAACTAATTTAATTACTGGTATTGCTGATGCACAAATAGATTCTACACCAATGGTTTGTATCACTGGCCAAGTAGGTTCTCATTTATTAGGAAGTGATGCGTTTCAGGAAACTGATATCGTCGGAATTTCTACTCCTGTTACCAAATGGAATCATCAAATTACAAAAGCTTCAGAGATTCCAGAGGTTTTCGCAAAAGCATTCTACATTGCTAAAAGTGGAAGACCTGGACCTGTTTTAATTGATATTACTAAAGATGCTCAGTTTGAAGAGTTTGATTTTTCTTATGAAAAATGTACAGGAATACGAAGTTATATTCCAGTACCAGATACTAACGAAAATGATTTAAATGCAGCAGCTGAATTAATCAATAACGCTAAGAAGCCAATGATAGTTTGGGGACAAGGTGTTATTTTAGGCGAAGCTGAAGAAGAGTTTAAAGCCGTTATTGAGAAAGCTGGAATTCCTTCTGCTTGGACGATTTTAGGTGCTTCAGCGATTCCTACGTCTCATTCTTTAAATGTTGGGATGGTAGGAATGCATGGCAATTATGCACCTAATGTATTAACAAATCAATGTGATGTGTTAATTGCAATCGGAATGCGTTTTGACGATCGTGTTACTGGAAATTTAGAAAGCTACGCTAAGCAAGCTAAAATAATTCATTTTGAGATTGATCCAGCCGAAGTTGATAAAAATGTAAAAACTGATGTTGCCGTTTTAGGTAATGCTAAAGCAAGTTTAAGAGCCTTATTACCATTATTAAATACAAATTCTCATAAGGAATGGCTTCAAAAGTTTAAAGATTTATACAACATAGAATATGAAAAAGTTATAAAAGATGACTTGCATCCTACAAAGGAAGGACTGACTATGGGAGAAGTATTGAAAGAAATCAATATGCAAACTAAAGGTGAAGCTGCTATTGTGAGTGATGTTGGTCAGCATCAAATGATTGCTTGTCGTTATGCAGATTTTAAGACAACTAAAAGTAATATTACATCTGGTGGTTTAGGAACAATGGGATTTGCACTTCCTGCTGCAATTGGAGCAAAAATGGCAGCGCCAGAAAGAGAAGTTGTTATGATTGCTGGTGATGGTGGATATCAAATGACTATTCAAGAGTTGGGTACTATTTTTCAACAAAAAGTTCCAGTGAAAATTGTGGTATTGAATAATGAATTTCTCGGAATGGTGCGTCAATGGCAACAACTATTTTTTGATAAACGTTATGCATCTACAGAAATGACAAATCCAGATTTTGTAGCGATTGCAAAAGGTTATCATATAGATGCAAAAAAAGTTGTAGAACGAAAAGATTTAAAAGCTGCTGTTAAAGAAATGATAGATTGTGATGGTCCGTATTTTTTAGAGGTTTGTGTTGAAAAGGAAGGTAATGTATTTCCTATGATACCAACTGGAGCAAGTGTTTCAGATATAAGATTAGAATAA
- the leuD gene encoding 3-isopropylmalate dehydratase small subunit yields MEKFKIVSSTVIPLDIENVDTDQIIPARFLKATDRKGFGENAFRDWRYNKDGTKNTNFILNNPNFSGSILVAGNNFGCGSSREHAAWALTDFGFKVIVSSFFADIFKGNALNNGLLPVQVSEKFLKILLKKIKNNPDIKLTVNLEKQTIATENINLSEDFEIDAYKKTCMINGYDDIDYLISKKETIEIFENTYN; encoded by the coding sequence ATGGAGAAATTTAAAATAGTAAGTTCAACAGTAATTCCTCTGGATATTGAAAACGTCGACACCGATCAAATAATTCCTGCGCGTTTTTTAAAAGCGACAGACAGAAAAGGTTTTGGTGAAAATGCTTTTAGAGATTGGAGATACAATAAAGATGGAACAAAAAACACTAATTTCATATTGAATAACCCAAATTTCTCAGGTTCTATATTGGTAGCAGGTAACAATTTTGGTTGTGGCTCTAGTCGCGAGCATGCAGCTTGGGCTTTAACAGATTTCGGATTTAAAGTGATTGTATCGAGTTTTTTTGCGGATATTTTTAAAGGAAATGCTTTAAACAATGGTTTATTACCTGTTCAAGTTTCTGAAAAATTTCTAAAGATTTTACTAAAGAAAATTAAAAACAATCCAGATATAAAATTAACTGTAAATCTTGAAAAACAAACTATAGCTACTGAAAACATAAATCTATCTGAAGATTTCGAAATAGATGCTTACAAAAAAACATGTATGATAAATGGGTATGATGATATTGATTATCTAATTAGCAAAAAGGAAACTATTGAAATCTTCGAAAACACCTACAACTAA
- the ilvA gene encoding threonine ammonia-lyase yields the protein MENTTTTYRPTLKAVEEAAEKLKGIASVTPLIKNAQYSKQFGANIFFKREDLQEVRSYKIRGAYNKISSLSLSQIENEIVCASAGNHAQGFALSCKLLKIKGTIFMPSPTPNQKIEQVNMFGEEYVNVVLIGDTFDDAYHAAMQECERLNKTFIHPFNDEKVIEGQATVGLEIIAQAELHPIHYVFLPVGGGGLAAGVSSVFKILSPQTKIISVEPKGASSMLTSIRANKNIELKTIDNFVDGAAVKRVGDLNFAICKETLHRVVEVEEGKVCQTILDLYNKEAIVVEPAGALSLCALEQFSEEIKGKNVVCIISGSNNDITRTAEIKERALLYANLKHYFIIKFPQRTGALRDFVVDILGPTDDITHFEYTKKANRENDVAVVGLELKDPNDLSPLITKMKLHNFYGDYLNDKPDLFQFLV from the coding sequence ATGGAAAATACCACAACGACATATAGACCTACACTTAAAGCTGTTGAAGAAGCTGCTGAAAAATTAAAAGGGATTGCATCTGTAACGCCTTTGATTAAAAATGCGCAATATTCGAAACAGTTTGGAGCTAATATTTTTTTTAAAAGAGAAGATTTACAGGAAGTTCGCTCTTACAAAATTCGTGGTGCTTATAATAAAATTTCATCTTTAAGTTTGTCTCAAATTGAAAATGAAATTGTCTGCGCTAGTGCAGGAAATCACGCACAAGGTTTTGCGCTTTCGTGTAAATTATTAAAAATTAAAGGTACTATTTTTATGCCTTCACCTACGCCTAATCAAAAAATTGAACAGGTAAATATGTTCGGCGAAGAGTATGTGAATGTTGTTTTAATTGGAGATACATTTGACGACGCATATCATGCAGCAATGCAAGAATGCGAACGTTTAAATAAAACATTTATTCATCCGTTTAATGACGAGAAAGTTATAGAAGGTCAGGCAACCGTTGGTTTAGAAATTATAGCTCAGGCTGAATTACACCCAATTCATTATGTGTTCTTGCCTGTTGGTGGTGGTGGACTTGCTGCTGGTGTTTCATCAGTTTTTAAAATTTTATCACCGCAAACTAAAATTATTAGCGTAGAGCCAAAAGGAGCGTCTTCAATGTTAACGTCAATTAGAGCAAATAAAAATATTGAATTAAAAACGATAGATAATTTTGTAGATGGAGCTGCTGTTAAGCGTGTTGGTGATTTAAACTTTGCGATTTGTAAAGAGACACTGCATCGTGTTGTTGAAGTTGAAGAAGGAAAGGTTTGCCAGACCATTCTAGACTTATACAATAAAGAAGCAATCGTTGTTGAACCAGCAGGAGCTTTGAGTCTTTGTGCTCTAGAGCAATTTTCAGAAGAAATTAAAGGTAAAAATGTGGTTTGTATTATTAGTGGAAGTAATAATGACATTACAAGAACGGCTGAAATTAAAGAACGTGCATTACTTTATGCCAACCTTAAACATTACTTTATTATTAAGTTTCCACAACGAACAGGAGCTTTGAGAGATTTCGTTGTAGATATATTAGGTCCAACAGATGATATTACTCATTTTGAATATACAAAAAAAGCAAACCGAGAAAATGATGTTGCTGTTGTTGGATTGGAATTAAAAGATCCGAATGACTTATCGCCTTTAATTACTAAAATGAAACTCCATAACTTTTATGGTGATTACCTTAACGACAAACCGGATTTGTTTCAGTTTTTGGTATAA